The proteins below are encoded in one region of Drosophila santomea strain STO CAGO 1482 chromosome 3R, Prin_Dsan_1.1, whole genome shotgun sequence:
- the LOC120453007 gene encoding MAP/microtubule affinity-regulating kinase 4, translating into MSVDNSLGILDFSAGKESEKTAMTAANIYKTSDKENDPESHLTGTIVTTGATAQPATPTTANATALPATPTLPAGQDLGDGACSSKGTDVKFQSYGNGNGNGNGVYKIIKTLGKGNFAKVKLAIHVPTGREVAIKVIDKTQLNTSARQKLYREVKIMKLLNHPNIVRLFQVIESERTLYLVMEYASRGELFDHLVKNGRMRERDARVIFRQLVSAIQYCHSKFVVHRDLKAENLLLDQHMNIKIADFGFGNTFDPNAQLETFCGSPPYAAPELFMGRKYAGPEVDAWSLGVVLYTLVSGSLPFDGGTLKELRERVLRGKYRVPYYISMDCENLMRKFLVLNPAKRTSLSAVMSDKWINLGHDETDRLRAFREKPMELQDAARFDLLVSMGHKRRDVEQSVKGQLFDDIYCTYMLLGVAKPRSSSRSAKPEAIPTVDLTTPSVSSPLPNITTPTVTIAHVTLALDKNPPIHSSSASSRPIAPRLANAPNTPTSTPPTGPPAKPTRRTPARTPARKATNHSSGQGRPEPSSLPHTPQSKRASANMDVKPTLLSAQRQLAQTQKLANTPPRFQYPAAQTPNQAQGSSRRPTTLYEKAEPAVTPLVVPKSPAIGGRLLERIPGAGAVEKTSDKPFTRHNVARATFHFGQARNGKRGGGSGSGAGGEEDSYQTPPLSADDTKPASRVGFFSKLTARFGRRVIHLNEKDVTEQRKNLTK; encoded by the coding sequence ATGTCCGTGGATAACAGCTTGGGTATTCTAGACTTCTCTGCGGGTAAGGAGAGTGAGAAAACAGCAATGACAGCGGCAAACATATACAAAACGTCGGATAAGGAGAACGATCCGGAATCCCATCTTACGGGTACTATTGTCACCACTGGCGCCACTGCCCagccagccacgcccaccaccgcAAATGCCACCGCCCTGCCAGCCACGCCTACTCTGCCAGCGGGCCAGGATCTTGGCGACGGTGCCTGTAGTAGTAAAGGCACGGATGTCAAGTTTCAGTCGtacggcaatggcaatggcaatggcaatggcgtGTACAAGATCATCAAGACACTCGGTAAGGGAAACTTTGCCAAGGTCAAGCTGGCAATCCATGTGCCCACCGGTCGCGAAGTGGCCATCAAGGTGATCGATAAGACGCAACTCAATACGAGTGCTCGGCAGAAGCTGTACCGCGAGGTGAAGATCATGAAACTGCTGAACCATCCGAATATCGTGCGCCTCTTTCAAGTCATCGAGTCGGAAAGGACACTGTACCTGGTGATGGAGTACGCGAGTCGTGGCGAGCTATTCGACCACCTGGTCAAGAACGGAAGGATGCGGGAGCGGGATGCCAGAGTGATTTTCCGGCAGTTGGTATCCGCCATTCAGTACTGCCACAGCAAGTTTGTGGTTCATCGCGATCTGAAGGCGGAGAACCTGTTGCTGGACCAGCACATGAACATTAAAATCGCGGACTTTGGTTTCGGCAACACATTCGATCCCAACGCCCAGCTGGAAACGTTCTGCGGAAGTCCACCATATGCTGCCCCAGAACTTTTCATGGGCCGGAAGTACGCCGGACCGGAGGTTGATGCCTGGTCACTGGGAGTGGTCCTGTACACCCTTGTCAGCGGCTCCCTGCCCTTTGATGGCGGCACCTTGAAGGAGTTGCGGGAAAGAGTGCTGCGGGGCAAATACCGTGTGCCCTACTACATCTCCATGGACTGCGAGAACCTGATGAGGAAGTTCCTGGTCCTGAATCCCGCCAAGCGCACTTCGCTTTCGGCTGTGATGTCGGATAAGTGGATAAATCTGGGCCACGATGAAACCGACCGATTGCGCGCGTTTCGCGAGAAGCCCATGGAGCTGCAGGATGCCGCCCGGTTCGATCTACTGGTGAGCATGGGTCACAAGCGTCGGGATGTGGAGCAGTCGGTGAAGGGGCAACTGTTCGACGACATCTACTGTACATACATGCTCCTGGGCGTGGCCAAGCCGCGCTCCTCGAGCCGCAGTGCGAAACCGGAGGCTATACCAACAGTGGACTTGACTACTCCATCTGTCAGTAGCCCGCTTCCTAATATCACCACGCCCACTGTTACCATAGCTCATGTCACGCTTGCGCTGGACAAGAATCCGCCCATCcactcctcctccgcctcgaGTAGACCCATCGCTCCGCGTTTGGCAAATGCCCCCAATACGCCCACTTCGACGCCGCCAACAGGACCGCCTGCCAAGCCCACACGCCGCACTCCAGCCAGGACACCAGCCCGCAAGGCCACCAACCATTCGAGCGGCCAAGGACGTCCGGAGCCCTCGAGTCTGCCGCACACGCCACAGTCAAAGAGGGCCAGTGCCAACATGGATGTGAAGCCCACGCTACTGAGTGCCCAGCGACAGTTGGCCCAGACGCAAAAGCTGGCCAATACTCCTCCGCGCTTCCAGTACCCCGCTGCTCAAACTCCAAATCAAGCGCAGGGATCCTCCAGACGACCCACGACCCTGTACGAGAAAGCGGAACCTGCGGTCACTCCACTTGTGGTGCCCAAGTCGCCGGCCATCGGCGGTCGACTGCTAGAACGGATTCCAGGAGCGGGAGCCGTGGAAAAGACCTCCGACAAACCCTTCACCCGACACAATGTTGCGCGGGCAACTTTCCATTTCGGCCAGGCTCGTAATGGCAAACGGGGTGGTGGATCGGGAAGTGGCGCCGGCGGGGAGGAGGACAGCTACCAGACGCCACCCTTATCCGCGGACGACACCAAGCCCGCCTCGCGGGTAGGTTTCTTCTCCAAGCTGACCGCACGCTTCGGCCGAAGGGTTATCCACTTGAACGAAAAGGATGTCACAGAGCAGCGCAAGAATCTCACCAAATAG
- the LOC120453008 gene encoding serine/threonine-protein kinase MARK2 has translation MTVANTDKTSDKENDPGPHTSKSTTATSSPAAAQDVGGCAESSGGTPNLKFQSYVNGNGYGVYKIIKTLGKGNFAKVKLAIHLPTGREVAIKLIDKTTLNTIARQKLHREVRIMKMLNHPNIVRLFQVIESERTLYLVMEYVSGGELFDHLLKNGRMPERDARVLFRQLVSAIEYCHSKSIVHRDLKAENLLLDQHMKMKIADFGFSTTFDPKTQLETFCGSPPYAAPELFRGKKYSGPEVDSWSLGVVLYTLVSGSLPFDGMNLKELRDRVLRGKYRVPYYVSIECDNLIRKFLVLSPTKRTTLSAVMADRWINMGYEEGNKLRPFQEKPMDLQDIYRLDLLSNMGHKLRDVEQSLKNQQFDDIYCTYMLLDIAKPRSTTSSDKSAASFGDAPTLNPVSSRIRVSVPSPNVTVSQVTFAPDKHTPNKPGAASIRPMAPRLANALTPPPSEPLSKFICRTATKAANPRRSEPSTFPQPELPKKGVAASVDVKPTLLSAQRKLAVNQKLTSTAHHIRNSGPQTPNQVPGATRRLPPPTHFEKVDAKSTPLKVLKLPSNFQTPPSADDTKRNSRVGFFSKLSARFVRKSVHKDEKDIDEQRRNLTK, from the coding sequence ATGACGGTAGCAAACACAGACAAAACGTCCGACAAGGAGAACGATCCTGGTCCCCATACATCGAAGTCCACCACAGCCACGTCCTCTCCTGCAGCTGCCCAGGATGTGGGCGGATGTGCTGAGAGCAGTGGAGGCACGCCGAACCTTAAGTTCCAGTCCTATGTAAATGGCAACGGCTACGGAGTGTACAAGATCATCAAGACACTTGGAAAGGGCAACTTCGCCAAAGTCAAGCTGGCGATTCATCTGCCCACCGGTCGCGAAGTGGCCATCAAGTTGATCGATAAAACTACATTGAATACGATTGCACGGCAGAAGTTGCACCGTGAAGTCAGGATCATGAAAATGCTGAACCATCCGAACATTGTGCGCCTCTTTCAAGTTATCGAGTCGGAAAGGACCCTCTACTTGGTCATGGAGTACGTCAGCGGTGGAGAGCTCTTCGATCATCTGTTAAAAAACGGAAGGATGCCAGAGCGGGATGCCAGGGTGCTCTTCCGCCAGTTGGTGTCTGCCATTGAATACTGCCATAGCAAGTCCATTGTGCACCGCGACCTTAAGGCGGAGAACTTGTTGTTGGACCAGCATATGAAAATGAAGATCGCTGATTTCGGGTTCAGCACCACCTTTGACCCCAAAACCCAACTGGAGACGTTCTGTGGAAGTCCACCGTATGCAGCTCCTGAACTCTTCAGAGGCAAGAAATACTCTGGACCGGAGGTGGACTCGTGGTCACTGGGAGTGGTGCTCTACACCTTGGTGAGTGGTTCCCTACCCTTCGATGGGATGAATCTGAAGGAGCTACGCGATCGAGTTCTTCGGGGCAAGTACCGTGTTCCCTACTACGTATCCATTGAGTGCGATAATCTGATTAGGAAGTTCCTCGTTCTGAGTCCCACGAAACGTACTACTTTATCGGCAGTCATGGCGGATAGGTGGATTAACATGGGTTACGAGGAAGGGAATAAATTGAGGCCCTTTCAGGAGAAACCTATGGATCTACAGGACATATATCGGTTGGATTTGCTGTCCAACATGGGTCACAAACTGCGTGATGTAGAGCAGTCGCTGAAGAACCAGCAGTTCGACGACATCTATTGCACCTATATGCTCCTTGACATAGCTAAACCGCGCTCTACAACCTCCAGCGATAAATCGGCAGCTTCCTTTGGGGATGCTCCCACACTTAATCCAGTCAGCAGTCGGATTCGTGTCTCTGTACCTTCCCCCAATGTTACCGTTAGCCAAGTGACCTTTGCACCGGACAAACATACACCGAATAAGCCTGGCGCCGCTTCCATCCGTCCCATGGCTCCACGTTTGGCCAATGCCCTCACTCCGCCACCCTCGGAACCGCTTTCAAAATTCATCTGCCGCACTGCCACAAAGGCCGCCAATCCAAGACGTTCCGAGCCGTCCACTTTCCCACAACCCGAACTGCCCAAGAAAGGAGTCGCTGCCTCAGTGGATGTGAAGCCAACTCTACTGAGTGCCCAACGAAAGTTGGCTGTAAACCAAAAGCTGACCAGCACCGCACACCACATTCGGAATTCCGGTCCGCAGACCCCGAATCAAGTTCCAGGAGCCACCAGAAGACTCCCACCCCCGACTCATTTCGAAAAGGTGGACGCGAAAAGCACTCCCCTAAAGGTGCTTAAATTGCCATCCAACTTCCAGACTCCTCCATCCGCCGACGACACAAAACGCAACTCGCGAGTGGGCTTCTTCTCAAAGCTGTCCGCACGCTTTGTTCGCAAGTCAGTCCacaaggacgaaaaggacATCGATGAGCAGCGCAGGAACCTCACCAAATAG